One window from the genome of Kryptolebias marmoratus isolate JLee-2015 linkage group LG1, ASM164957v2, whole genome shotgun sequence encodes:
- the f2rl2 gene encoding proteinase-activated receptor 3, translated as MAGLVSGLLLCLLAFPTSQHDGNRIRRDNNTAVPKTFKGSVSKINHTNQLFRHLQPDADPQLDVDLDGPVTAYTTGALSTWVIPSMYILTMLIGIPSNAYILAFLRVRLRAKSLTSVVLYLNLALSDLLLVLSLVLRVHYHFNANNWIFGEIPCRLITALFYGNVYCSAQTIAGISLKRYLAVVKPFLYRRMAKTTLAVSTCLVIWFLFGAAVVPELLVRQSYHVAQLEITTCHDVLPLEENSHSILAPYRLMLVFLGFLLPFSICIFTHMAVVYHLSRSASDWRSYIRVCTLVFIIFVVCFLPSGVLHMAHYIRLFSSGDDKLYGYYKLAVCLCCFHSCLDPFLCILLSKTKGSELQFICLHKTPQRPAVRT; from the exons ATGGCAGGTCTTGTTTCAGGACTGCTCCTTTGTTTGCTGGCATTTCCGACCAGTCAACACGACG gaaacaggatcaGGAGAGACAACAATACAGCTGTCCCAAAAACCTTTAAGGGGTCagttagtaaaataaatcatacaaATCAGCTGTTTCGCCATCTCCAACCTGACGCAGACCCTCAACTCGATGTGGACCTGGATGGTCCAGTGACAGCCTACACCACAGGGGCTCTCAGCACCTGGGTCATACCTTCAATGTACATCCTGACTATGCTCATTGGTATCCCTTCCAACGCTTACATTCTGGCCTTCCTCAGAGTCAGACTTCGAGCGAAGTCTTTGACCTCAGTAGTTCTTTACCTGAACCTGGCCTTGTCCGACTTGTTGCTCGTGCTCTCTCTTGTGCTGCGTGTTCACTATCACTTCAACGCGAACAACTGGATATTTGGTGAAATCCCCTGCCGGCTCATCACAGCTCTGTTTTACGGGAATGTTTACTGTTCCGCTCAGACTATAGCGGGTATCAGTTTGAAGCGCTACCTGGCTGTGGTCAAACCGTTTTTGTACAGAAGGATGGCTAAAACTACGCTGGCGGTGTCGACGTGTTTGGTGATCTGGTTTCTGTTTGGAGCTGCTGTTGTGCCTGAGCTCCTGGTCAGACAGAGCTACCATGTTGCGCAGCTGGAGATCACAACATGTCATGATGTACTTCCCTTGGAGGAAAACTCCCATTCCATTCTGGCGCCTTACAGGCTGATGCTGGTTTTTCTGGGCTTCTTACTACCCTTCAGCATTTGCATCTTCACCCACATGGCAGTGGTTTACCACCTGAGTCGAAGTGCTTCTGACTGGAGATCTTACATCAGGGTGTGCACTCTGGTCTTCATCATCTTCGTGGTGTGTTTCTTGCCCAGTGGCGTCCTGCATATGGCTCACTACATCCGCCTGTTCTCCAGTGGGGACGACAAACTGTATGGATACTACAAGTTAGCAGTGTGTCTCTGCTGTTTTCACAGTTGTTTGGATCCCTTCCTGTGCATACTCCTCTCCAAGACTAAAGGCTCTGAGCTACAGTTCATCTGTCTGCACAAGACACCTCAGAGACCAGCAGTTAGGACATGA